The genomic DNA gacccataaatgccccagaatcaacaggaagtgaccaaaaagcaataggaaatgatatgaaatttccccaaaagctTTTTAATGTCAATTGATGTTGCTTTTCGGACACTTCCTttcccttttggggcatttacgggtcacttcctgttgattttggggcatttacaggtcacttcctgttaattttgggttactAGAAAGGTTTTGGGGAGTTTcccatcatttcttgttgagtttcgttcacttcctgttgatttgggggcatttatgggtcacttgctgttgatttggtggttactgaaaaggaaatgACTCGGGAATGTCCCCacgtgaataggaagtgacccaaaatcaacaggaagtgaccaaaaagcaataggaaatgatatgaaatttccccaaaagctTTTTAAATGTCAATTGATGTTGCTTTTCGGACACTTTCTTtcctttttggggcatttacgggtcacttcctgttgattttggggcatttatgggtcacttccggttcatTTTAAGgtgtttatgggtcacttcctgttgattttgggttactgaaaaggtttTGGGGCAGTtggagtcatttcctgttgatcatCATACATCTACTTTttcttttgggacatttacgggtcacttcctgttgatttttgggcattcataggtcacttcctgttgattttgagtccctGTAAAGGTTTTGGGGCAGTtgaagtcatttcctgttgatcatCAGACATTTACTTTttcttttgggacatttacgggtcacttcctgttgatttttgggcattcataggtcacttcctgttgattttgagtccctGTAAAGGTTTTGGGGCAGTtggagtcatttcctgttgatcatCAGACATTTACTTTttcttttgggacatttacgggtcacttcctgttgatttttgggcattcataggtcacttcctgttgattttgagtctctGAAAAGGTTTTGGGGCATCTCACGTCATTTCCTATTATTtttcagtcactttctgttgatactgGGGCAttcataggtcacttcctggtgattttgggttactgaaacagTTTTGGGGcgtttcatgtcatttcctgttgacttttggtcacttcctgttgattatcggAACTTTaggagttacttcctgttgattttgggtcactgaaaaggttttggggcatttcgcagcgttttctgtcaatttttggtcactttctttcccttttggggcatttacgggtcacttcctgttgattttggggcatttacaggccgcttcctgttgattttgggttactgaaaaggtttTGGGGCAGTtggagtcatttcctgttggtcaTCAGACATTGACTTTttcttttgggacatttactggtcacttcctgttgatttttgggcattcataggtcacttcctgttgattttgagtcactgaaaagattttggggcatctcacgtcatttcctattatttttcagtcactttctgttgatattggggcatTCATAGGTCACTTCCgggtgattttgggttactaaaacggttttggggcatttcatgtcatttcctgttgatttttggtcacttcctgttgattataagAACTTTaggagttacttcctgttgattttgagtcactgaaaaggttttggagcattttgcagcattttctgtcaatttttggtcacttccacttccacttttggggcatttacgggtcacttcctgttgattttagggcatttacaggtcgcttcctgttgattttgggtattttggggcattttctcgtcatttcctgttgatttttggtcacttccattttcttttgaggcatttatgggtcacttccggttcatTTTAAggtatttatgggtcacttcctgttgattttgggttactgaaaaggtttTGGGCCAGTtggagtcatttcctgttgatcatCAGACATTTACTTTttcttttgggacatttacgggtcacttcctgttgatttttgggcattcataggtcacttcctgttgattttgagtcactgaaAAGGTTTTGGGGCATCTCACGTCATTTCCTATTATTtttcagtcactttctgttgatattgcgGCATTCAtatgtcagttcctgttgattctgggttaCTAAAACGGTTTTGGGGcgtttcatgtcatttcctgttgatttttggtcgcttcctgttgattatcgaGCTTTAggaattacttcctgttgattttgggtcactgaaaaggttttggggcatttcgcagcattttctgtcaatttttggtcacttcctgttgattttggggcatttatgggtcacttccggttcatTTTAAGgtgtttatgggtcacttcctgttgattttgggttactgaaaaggtttTGGGCCAGTtggagtcatttcctgttgatcttcagacattttactttttcttttgggacatttacaggtcacttcctgttgatttttgggcattcataggtcacttcctgttgattttgagtcactgaaAAGGTTTTGGGGCATCTCACGTCATTTCCAATTATTtttcagtcactttctgttgatattgcgGCAttcataggtcacttcctgttgattttgggttactaaaACGGTTTTGGGGcgtttcatgtcatttcctgttgatttttggtcatttcctgttgattattgGAACTTTaggagttacttcctgttgattttgggtcactgaaaagattttggggcatttcgcagcattttctgtcaatttttggtcacttccattttcttttggggcatttacgggtcacttcctgttgatttttgggcatttacaggttgcttcctgttgattttgggttactgaaagggTTATGAGTCAAGAATGTCCCCTCTGTTGAGTTCCCATCACTTCAGTTCaccattttggagcattttcttgtcatttcctgttgattttcggtcattcCCTTTACCGTTcaagcatttctgggtcacttcctttttaatttttggtcatttacgtatcactttgtgttgattttgggttcctgaaaaggaagtgacataagcgtgtcccaaaatgaataggaagtgactcataatcaacaggaagtcacctttaAATGCCCAGAAAAGACTGCTCTGATTTCAGTGGCattgagctaacgtagacactataCTACCTGTGAGTTTCTTTACTTTTTTAACACTGCCACATCTTCGATATTTTGTCCAACTCCTACTCCTGATCGGCTGGAACATCAGATGACCAGGTACGTGGTTGGACAATTGAACTTTGCAAGACGGTACCGCTTGATGAATCAACCAATCAGGAAGTACCGTCTTGCTCGCAAGGCTAATCTGCTATCATTTTCAAGTCACACAGGTTTTGTGCATTTTAACATGAGCCAAAAAGTTGAATACCCTTTCTGTGTCTTACTTTGTCCTTCAGCGCCATTTTGTCCTGTTCATCATGCAGCGCTTTCCTCACACCGAAAACCATACTGCTCTCGTAGAACGTCTGATAAGCGGCGATGGTCATTCGGATCTCGTCTCTTACCCGCAGTAACAAGAGACCCCTCTCGGGACAATTGAGGACCACCTGTCTGATCAGCTCATCTAACAAAAGATCAAATTAGATACCTGAGTTTGAATGACCTGCCATTACTTACCATTGAGAGAAtatgaaccactatgaagcttcatttggccatcaatgcTCATTGTGATACAGAAAATGTCTGCTGCCACTCActgttaacactgttgtcgtaCAATATATTGCTACTCATGCCTCCAAGTaaagatcgggtccgatcacgtcattttcatagtatcggaattggcaaaaaaatatcggacatgtcttttaaaaaaaaaaaaaaaaaaaaaaaaaaaaagaaatataatatatatattagggctgtcaaacgattaaaatttttaatcgagttaattacagcttaaaaattaattaatcgtaattaatcgcaattaatcgcaattcaaaccatttataaaatatgccatatttttctgtaaattttatatatattctgtaaaataaattgttggaatggaaagataagataagacagctagtgaacgacgccttcataatcagacttcttcctttttcatctgatttattaataaaatggcctcaaaccattgtcctctttagaccatcgtaaaactacaaaaaaaaaaagtacacaagcattgcattagcaacaacgttagcttagcacgctatacaggttcactaaacatagacaaaaagcgtctcatacaaaaaaatataacatttcgctgactaacataatatgtacattctttacaacaaccatacttacggacaaatcttgtccaaggatcatataagcacaacattacaacgtaggcgtcagcccgagacttcGTGCagacatattgaactggcaagaaaacaataaacaatgtCGCAAAGCTCTTTATGtaggatttttcccccactgaatgaatgcacttgtattgaaggttggatttttctgtttttttccattaaggtcccatattatttcaattaaaaaagatatattagaagctaaaaaacacatctttttcaggggtgccaataattatggaggggacTGTACTTATCATTGAGAGAATATGAACCACTgtgaagcttcattgcttcaagaagcttcatttggccatcactgctcattGTAATACAGAAAATCTCTGTTGTCGTACAACATATTGCGactcatgcctcccagcatgcatttcggtgctacagatataaataacattaaaaagttatttcttcacttactgttccagttgtttcattgattGCTAGCGATGCGATTTAGTTTGTTGTTATACgttcattttattttcattttgaaaCTGTGAGAGTGAATGACCTGCTATTACTTATGATAGAGAGAATATGAACCATCATGAAGCTGCATCACTGTGCATTGTTATACAGAAAATCACCACTGCCACTCGCTGTTAACACTGGCCTCCTGGCATGCAATGCGGTGCTACGGATCAAACTAAAGTATaaatttcatgttctgtgcttattatttcttcagttactgttccagttgtttcattgattACGAGTGGTGTTCTTTAGTTTGTTCTtagccgatcattttagtttgtttGGAAACCGTGAGTTTGAATAGCCTGCTATTACTTATCATTGAGAGAAAATGAACCCCCATGAAGCTTAGAACTAAGTGGTTGCTTCAACAAGCTTcacttggccatcactgctcattGGAATACAGAAAACCTCCACTGCCACTCGCTGTTATAACTGTACAACATATTGCCACtcgtgcctcctagcatgcattgtggcGCTacagttctgtgctaattatttcttcaattatGGTTCCAGTTCTTCCATTGATTACCCGCGATGCTATTTAGATTATTGTTatgcgatcattttagttttgttttgggACCGTGAGTTTAAGTGACctgctatttcttctcattgagagaatatgaaccaccatgaagcttcatggtgcttcaagAGCTTCATTTGGCAATTTTGCATTTTAATACAGAAAATCTTTGCTGCCActcgctgtcaacactgttgtcaaacAACATATTGCTACTCATGCCTCCCAGCACGCAATGTGTCGCTACGGATTTATATTATGtgctcattatttcttcagtaactgttctagttgttccaTTGATTGCTCGTGATGCTACTTTGTTTGTTGTTATATGATAATTTTAGCTTGTCTTGAAACTGAGTTTGACTGACCTGCAATTACTTATCAATGAGAGAATatgaaccaccgtgaagcttcattgcttcaaggagCTTCATCTTTCCTCATTGTCATACAGAAAATCTCTGCGGCCAACACTATTGTCATACAACTTATTGCCactcatgcctcccagcatgcaatgTGTTGCTACGGATTTATattatgtgctaattatttcttcagtgactgttctagttgttccaTTGATTGCTAGTGATGCTACTTTGTTTGTTGTTATATGATAATTTTAGCTTGTCTTGAAACTGTGAGTTTGAATGACCTGCTATTACTAACATTAAGAGAAtatgaaccactatgaagcttcattgcttcaagaagcttcatttggccattaatGCTCATTGTAATACAGAAAATCTCTGCTGTCGCTCGCcgttaacactgttgtcgtaCAATATATCGCTATTCAtggctcctagcatgcattgcggcgctacagatgtaaataacattcaaagttcatgttctgtgctaattattttttcagttactgttccagtttgtcCATTGATTGCTAGTGATGCTATTTAGTTGGTTGTTATACGATCATTTTAGATTTGTTTTGGGACTGTGAGTTTAAATGACCTGCTATTGCTTATCATTGAGAGAacttgaaccaccatgaagcttcattgcttcaagaagcttcatttggccatcactgctaatTATAATAGAGAAAATCAGCTGTTTTTCTATAGTGATATACGAGTCCTTACCAAAACATTCTGTATATAACTGCCTTCGCAACGGGCAGATTCCAGTCTCCATGGCACGCGTTTGCAGGAGCTTTTTGTCCAGTTCTTCCTCTACGCTGACCACATCCAAGCGGGTGGATGCTTCACCGCATACCTTCTGCACCCACTCTTTGTTGGCTTGCTCCCATTTCCTGGCAGGGAAAAAGcaacaataaataaatcttGTCGGGGACACTGACTGAAGATGATTTCGCAAACCTGGGCGGAAAGATGACGTTGAGAATGTTCTCATTTTTCTGCTTGATTTCCTCGAGAGTGGATGTTATGGATTTCCGAGAACGTAGCGAGGATTCCGCAGACTGTTCAGGTTTCGGTTTCTGGATTAATTTAGCATTTCTCTGAAGCAAgataaaagaagaagaaaaaaaaaattagaacgaAACGGTTCAGTTGCTAATGGGAGTTTAAGAATTTAAGAGCCATTAAAACTGATGCTTTTGTGAGTAAGGgtatgacaatatatcgaaaagacGACACTTTTCAGCCCAAAAGGTTtttcgatatgctcccaccaagaatccatAAATCTTTTTACAGTGTCGTTTTAGGTgacactgttttaaaaaaggaaccatgacttgtaaatgccccgaaattaacaggaagagaccacgatcaacaggaaattacatgaaatgctccaaaactcttacagtaacccaaaatcaacaggaagtgaccgaaaatcaacaggaaatgacgtgatatGGCCCAAAACCTTTTCtgtatccccaaatcaacagaaagtgacctgtaaatgccccaaaatcaacaggaagtgaccaaaaatcaagaggaaatgatctgtaagtgccccaaaatcttttcagtaacccaacagcaacaggaggtgacctgtgaatgccccagaatcaacaggaagtgacccaaaatcaaaataaaatgaCACGAAATGCCCCAACACTTCTCAGTAACCCAgattcaacagcaagtgacctgtaaatgcaccaaaattaacAGCGAGAGACCACAATCAGCAGGAAATTACACGAAATGCTCCAAAActctttcagtaacccaaactcaaaaggaagtgacctgtaaatgccccaaaatgaacaggaagtgaccaaaaatcaacaggaaatgacgtgatatGCCCCAAAACCTTTTCTGTATCCACAAATCaagagaaagtgacctgtaaatgccccaaaatcaacagggagtgaccgaaaatcaacaggaaatgacgtgatatgccccaaaaccgtttctgtacccccaaatcaacagaaagtgacctgtaaatgccccaaaataacaggaagtgaccaaaaatcaagaggaaatgaCCCGTAACTGCCCCAAaatcttttcagtaacccaagaacaacaggaggtgacctgtgaatgccccagaatcaacaggaagtgaccgaaaatcaaaaggaaatgacacgaaatgccccaaaaacttGTCAGTAACCCAgattcaacagcaagtgacctgtaaatgccacaaaatcaacagtaagtgaccaaaatgacctgaagtgccccaaaataaactcaATTAGAGCATCTAGTTCCACCCctagtgtacagtatgaatgagctacaacgTGTCTGTCAATCAGAAAAACCCCGTGGGCCACATTGGACCCCCtggcggcccgcgggccgtacatTTGACACACCTGGCCAACACGAATTAAAATatgaatgcaaatttgaataaaCTGCATTCAGGCGTTTTATTTTCACACAACATTGGCATGCAACGAGTACTTTGTTCAGATGTCAATATAATAAAGGTACTACTTACCTTGGTTGATTTTTTATCTGCACTTCTGGGGATTAAAATGGGCCGATCGTATTTGAGCAGAGATTCTGCGGGTGCATTCATTGTGTGCACTATAAAATATTGAATAAAAATTCGGAAGAAATTCCCGAAAATCGAATCCTAGTTCTCATTTTGCTCGTTTTTGAGCATTTCATCACTTAAAACTGATGtttcatgttttaattttttgctatttgtaatcTCGCTACCGACGAATACGTCACCagcagtgacgtcacatcgtGTCATTGACGGCGTGTTTAAAAACAGACGTGACGTCGACGGAGCGAGACCGAGGGGGAAGTCCAATCTTCTCCTGTTTGTTTCAGTTATATTTTTGCCAGATTGTAATTTTAGCATAATGTTACTCTCCTAGCACTGCTGAGTCATCATGCTTTAATGCCTTTCTCCTATGCTAATCAGAACGGTTCGAAAACACTCTCTGCCCAATGCTGCCTTCAGGTGTTGAGGTAATTATGGGAAATACCACTTGTCCAGTGGGAAattgtatgtgaaccccttcacaaGTCGTGTTTTGTACTGGAGATTTGCGCTccgatatcaacaagaagtgacctgatagcaaCAAGGAAATGATCCATAaacgaccccaaatcaacaggaagtgacgcagaaATTATCCCCAAATCTACAGGAGGTTGCCTGTTTAAAACTGAAATTGCTGAGGAGCTGGACTTGGCTAGTAGACCCTAGTCTTTTTCTTTtacagttatttattttgtatatatatatacttttttcttctttcctccatttctctcttttttttatacattatttttttttatgtgattgtaatttttttatattatgtacATGATTATGCGCTAGGCTTGTCTGTTACTTCTAAAGTAGTTTATCATTGTACCATGCCACTTACGTTgtaatgtttgttgttgtttgtcaataaaaaaatcaacatgaagcaaACTAATGTTAACTGAACTAATGAACTAATGTAAACTAATGTTAACTTAGCAAGAGGAAGTCAATTtacgtcaacaggaagtgatccaaaaatgatcctaaatcaacaggaagtgacctgatagcaaCAGGACGTGAACTgacgtcaacaggaagtgatcctaaaATGactctaaatcaacaggaagtgaactgacgtcaataggaagtgattaAAAAtgaccctaa from Corythoichthys intestinalis isolate RoL2023-P3 chromosome 9, ASM3026506v1, whole genome shotgun sequence includes the following:
- the LOC130922109 gene encoding axonemal dynein light intermediate polypeptide 1-like, encoding MNAPAESLLKYDRPILIPRSADKKSTKRNAKLIQKPKPEQSAESSLRSRKSITSTLEEIKQKNENILNVIFPPRKWEQANKEWVQKVCGEASTRLDVVSVEEELDKKLLQTRAMETGICPLRRQLYTECFDELIRQVVLNCPERGLLLLRVRDEIRMTIAAYQTFYESSMVFGVRKALHDEQDKMALKDKIADLEHLNVELRQKLDRQKKKYEEVVKLAVEKMEAQEKKCTEEILSLRKSNQQLKVQLEGAYTTKK